The Chryseobacterium indicum genome contains a region encoding:
- the ftsZ gene encoding cell division protein FtsZ: MENIGTQGFSFDLPKGNSSIIKVIGVGGGGNNALKHMYEKGIHGVDFVICNTDAQTLDNNPVANKVQLGTTITEGLGAGADPEVGEKSAIESIEDIKAAMGQNTKMVFITAGMGGGTGTGAAPVIAKVAKDMGILTVGIVTVPFSFEGKRRLEQAENGLDKLRNNVDSLIVINNDKLRQQFGNLGFKQGFSKADEVLTNAAKGMAEVITGYFDVNIDFRDAKSVLQNSGTALMSTGIASGENKAEEAVKKALDSPLLNDNKITGAKNVLLLIRSGVEEVTMDEIGVIMDHIQKEAGNTADIIFGVGADEELGDSVSVLVIATGFSNDNKKFAGPTEKIKISLNDSFDTPKESPFKTREERHSHAEQDYDFGGKNLFRLDDEDHDHPQFGVTSTEKKMTIGNEETKTEIKFFDKEEDTVNSTQDWRNDDEQEESFRLFTLDEEAEDPNDLEIESFKFDFDHKKEEPQSNTAFNNTFSEEKPVEFSFFVNEPVKNEPKSDFGQPKAELAAINEVNQLTEEPFQKVEHFFQHLKEEPVVENKTETEAPKPAEEEFTFVNKTIDQERVMERRNKLKEFNSRYQSFDSSNEFESVPAFKRKNISIEGTNASDQNINTYLSDNNGNMQIRENRFLNKDVD; encoded by the coding sequence ATGGAAAACATAGGTACACAAGGATTTTCATTTGATTTGCCAAAAGGAAATTCATCAATCATAAAAGTAATCGGTGTTGGAGGCGGTGGAAATAATGCGCTGAAACACATGTACGAAAAAGGTATTCACGGAGTGGATTTCGTGATTTGTAATACAGATGCCCAGACTTTAGATAATAATCCGGTTGCCAACAAAGTGCAACTGGGAACTACTATTACGGAAGGTCTTGGCGCAGGAGCCGATCCTGAAGTGGGAGAAAAATCAGCGATCGAAAGCATCGAAGACATCAAGGCTGCTATGGGACAGAATACCAAAATGGTTTTCATCACTGCCGGAATGGGTGGTGGTACAGGAACCGGAGCTGCTCCCGTTATTGCTAAAGTAGCCAAAGATATGGGCATCTTAACGGTAGGAATCGTTACCGTCCCTTTCAGTTTTGAAGGGAAAAGAAGACTAGAGCAGGCTGAAAACGGTCTTGATAAACTAAGAAATAACGTTGACTCATTAATCGTCATCAACAACGATAAATTAAGACAGCAATTCGGAAACCTTGGATTCAAGCAGGGATTCTCAAAAGCCGATGAAGTTTTAACAAACGCTGCCAAAGGAATGGCGGAAGTTATTACGGGTTACTTTGATGTCAACATTGACTTTAGAGATGCTAAATCTGTGCTTCAGAATTCTGGGACGGCTTTGATGTCTACAGGAATTGCTTCCGGTGAAAATAAAGCTGAAGAAGCGGTTAAAAAGGCGCTTGATTCTCCACTATTGAATGACAACAAAATTACAGGAGCGAAAAACGTTCTGTTATTGATCCGAAGTGGCGTGGAAGAAGTGACCATGGACGAGATTGGTGTGATTATGGATCATATCCAGAAAGAAGCAGGAAACACCGCGGATATTATTTTCGGGGTGGGAGCAGATGAAGAACTGGGAGATTCTGTAAGCGTTCTTGTAATTGCCACAGGTTTTTCTAACGATAACAAAAAATTTGCAGGACCTACAGAGAAAATTAAAATCAGCCTGAACGACAGTTTCGATACTCCAAAAGAGTCTCCTTTCAAAACCAGAGAGGAAAGACATTCTCACGCAGAGCAGGATTATGATTTCGGGGGTAAAAACCTTTTCAGATTAGACGACGAAGACCACGATCATCCACAGTTCGGTGTTACGTCTACTGAAAAAAAAATGACTATTGGCAACGAAGAGACTAAAACTGAAATAAAATTCTTTGATAAAGAGGAAGATACGGTTAACAGCACTCAGGATTGGAGAAATGATGATGAACAGGAAGAATCTTTCCGCTTATTTACTTTAGATGAAGAAGCAGAAGATCCGAATGATCTGGAAATAGAATCTTTTAAGTTTGATTTTGATCATAAAAAAGAAGAACCACAGTCTAATACTGCTTTCAATAACACTTTTTCTGAGGAAAAACCTGTTGAATTCAGCTTCTTCGTGAATGAGCCTGTAAAAAATGAACCAAAATCTGATTTCGGACAGCCAAAAGCAGAACTTGCAGCAATCAACGAAGTGAATCAGCTTACAGAAGAACCGTTTCAGAAAGTGGAACATTTCTTTCAGCATCTGAAAGAAGAGCCTGTTGTTGAAAATAAGACAGAAACCGAAGCCCCGAAACCGGCAGAAGAAGAATTCACGTTCGTGAATAAAACCATAGATCAGGAAAGAGTAATGGAAAGAAGAAACAAACTGAAAGAGTTTAACTCCCGTTACCAGAGTTTCGACAGTTCCAACGAGTTTGAATCCGTACCTGCATTCAAGAGAAAAAATATCTCAATTGAAGGAACCAATGCATCAGACCAGAATATCAACACTTATCTATCTGATAACAACGGAAATATGCAGATCAGAGAAAACAGATTTTTAAATAAAGATGTAGACTAA
- the ftsA gene encoding cell division protein FtsA produces MENQEYSVGLDIGTTKIVAIVGRRNAHGKIEVLGVGKAKSLGVHKGIVNNISQTINSIKAAVSEAQSSAGVPIRKVTVGIAGKHIRSLQHSDYIMREHPDKFITDDDIEALKDQVKKLVMLPGEEIIHVLPQEYKVDSEGEIQEPVGMHGKRLEANFHVVVGQMGSIRNIARCVREAGLEMEALTLEPLASSEAVLTKEEKEAGVAIVDIGGGTTDIAIFKDNIIRHTCVIPYGGGIITEDIKEGCSIIEKHAEQLKVKFGSAVPELEKDSTYVTIPGLHGRPDKEISLKTLAQIINARVEEILEMVNTELKAYGAFEQKKKLIAGIVLTGGGSNLKHLRQLANYTTGFDSRIGFANEYVANDKNQYLKGPEFATSIGLLMESLKIRDKKLNTVEDTPVLEKEQPENAAAQAAIETSQPAPQEVAPIQEQQPKEEQHENKKAAKLTFGQSLMEKVKKFFEEVE; encoded by the coding sequence ATGGAAAATCAAGAGTATTCAGTAGGTCTGGACATCGGGACAACAAAGATTGTTGCGATTGTCGGAAGGAGGAATGCACACGGGAAAATAGAAGTTCTCGGTGTAGGAAAGGCGAAAAGTCTTGGGGTTCACAAAGGTATTGTGAATAATATTTCGCAGACCATTAATTCAATCAAAGCTGCTGTGTCTGAGGCACAGTCCAGCGCAGGAGTTCCGATCCGTAAAGTTACGGTAGGAATTGCAGGAAAACACATCCGTTCTCTGCAGCACTCCGATTATATTATGCGTGAACATCCGGATAAATTCATCACAGACGACGACATTGAAGCATTAAAAGATCAGGTAAAAAAACTGGTGATGCTTCCTGGAGAAGAAATTATTCACGTTTTGCCGCAGGAATACAAAGTAGATTCCGAAGGTGAAATTCAGGAACCAGTCGGGATGCACGGTAAGCGTTTAGAGGCCAACTTCCATGTGGTTGTAGGACAAATGGGAAGCATTCGCAATATCGCGAGATGTGTGAGAGAAGCAGGGCTTGAAATGGAAGCTCTTACCCTTGAACCTTTGGCATCCTCTGAAGCGGTTCTTACAAAAGAAGAAAAAGAGGCGGGAGTTGCTATTGTAGATATCGGAGGCGGTACTACAGACATTGCAATTTTTAAAGATAACATCATCCGCCATACCTGTGTAATCCCTTACGGAGGAGGAATTATTACGGAAGACATCAAGGAAGGCTGTTCCATCATCGAGAAACACGCGGAACAACTGAAAGTAAAATTCGGCTCTGCGGTTCCTGAGCTTGAAAAAGACAGTACCTATGTTACCATTCCGGGACTTCACGGAAGACCGGATAAAGAAATTTCTCTGAAAACTTTGGCACAGATCATCAATGCGAGAGTAGAAGAAATTCTGGAAATGGTAAATACAGAATTAAAGGCTTACGGAGCTTTTGAACAAAAGAAAAAACTGATTGCAGGAATCGTATTAACGGGAGGCGGATCCAACCTGAAACATCTCCGTCAGCTCGCCAATTATACAACAGGATTCGACAGCAGAATCGGATTTGCAAATGAGTATGTGGCGAATGATAAAAATCAGTATCTTAAAGGTCCCGAATTTGCGACTTCTATTGGTTTATTAATGGAAAGTTTAAAAATCAGGGATAAAAAGCTGAACACGGTGGAAGACACTCCTGTTTTGGAAAAAGAGCAGCCGGAAAATGCTGCTGCACAAGCTGCGATTGAAACTTCACAACCCGCTCCGCAGGAAGTTGCGCCGATACAGGAACAACAGCCTAAAGAAGAACAGCATGAGAATAAAAAGGCGGCAAAACTCACTTTCGGGCAGTCGCTGATGGAAAAAGTAAAAAAATTCTTTGAAGAAGTAGAATAA
- a CDS encoding cell division protein FtsQ/DivIB, translated as MKNKYRILKIAITVIILGFLLSFSLKKFSGQKITDNKISVKMNEKTPVYFIDEKDIREIVKKENPSGKVGDLNIPALEKKINNLPAVDSANVYLNLNGKLNLDIKQRVPVFRLNKEGRDFYVDEKGIEFPISKTYSHPCMLVTGNVKKEEYEKLAELVEKIDNDDFSKKYFIGISKDRNGDYNLLTSEGNYKVEIGDLDNIDFKVKGFKAFVEKYLVYQDPEKYSMVSIKYQNQIVTTLNPNYKENDSILKAANIELAKAPVAVTKSAEPKPKAEVKKEIKKTGNPSKPKAAQARKTEKPTASKPKTKAKVKIE; from the coding sequence ATGAAAAATAAATACAGAATATTAAAAATTGCCATCACAGTAATCATCCTTGGATTTCTGCTGAGTTTCTCTTTGAAGAAATTCAGCGGACAGAAGATTACGGACAATAAAATTTCTGTAAAAATGAATGAAAAAACACCGGTTTACTTCATTGATGAAAAAGATATCCGGGAAATTGTAAAAAAGGAAAACCCTTCTGGAAAAGTCGGAGATCTCAATATTCCGGCTCTGGAAAAGAAGATCAACAATCTTCCGGCAGTGGACAGCGCAAATGTTTATTTAAACCTGAACGGAAAGCTGAATTTAGACATCAAACAGAGAGTTCCTGTTTTCAGATTAAACAAAGAAGGCAGAGACTTTTACGTAGATGAAAAAGGAATAGAATTTCCGATTTCTAAAACGTATTCTCATCCATGCATGTTGGTGACAGGAAATGTAAAAAAAGAAGAGTATGAAAAGCTTGCTGAGTTGGTTGAAAAGATCGACAACGACGATTTCAGCAAAAAATATTTTATCGGAATATCTAAAGACCGAAACGGCGACTATAATCTTCTTACCAGCGAAGGAAATTACAAAGTCGAAATTGGAGATTTAGATAATATAGATTTTAAGGTTAAAGGATTTAAGGCATTTGTAGAAAAATATCTTGTCTATCAGGATCCTGAAAAATACAGTATGGTTTCCATTAAATATCAGAACCAGATTGTAACGACCTTAAATCCTAATTACAAAGAAAACGACAGTATTTTAAAAGCGGCGAACATAGAACTGGCAAAAGCTCCGGTTGCAGTCACCAAAAGTGCCGAACCAAAGCCGAAAGCTGAAGTTAAAAAAGAAATTAAGAAAACGGGAAATCCTTCAAAACCGAAGGCAGCCCAAGCAAGAAAAACTGAGAAACCAACGGCGTCAAAACCGAAAACTAAAGCAAAAGTTAAGATCGAATAA
- a CDS encoding GxxExxY protein: protein MTENEISNIVFDAGMKVHRKLGIGLYEIVYEQCLIHELKNSGLNIESQKDISVNYEGLIIEKAFRVDLLIENKVIIEIKAVPEINKYHFFQILNYLRITEMKLGMILNFHSTLFKDGVKRAVNKL, encoded by the coding sequence ATGACAGAAAATGAAATTTCAAACATTGTTTTTGATGCAGGGATGAAAGTGCACCGAAAACTGGGAATCGGACTTTATGAAATTGTCTATGAGCAATGTTTAATCCACGAGTTAAAAAATAGCGGATTGAACATTGAAAGTCAAAAAGATATTAGTGTCAATTATGAAGGTTTAATTATTGAGAAAGCATTCAGAGTTGACTTATTAATTGAAAATAAAGTAATTATAGAAATAAAAGCAGTTCCGGAAATTAATAAATATCATTTTTTCCAAATTCTTAACTATTTAAGAATCACAGAAATGAAATTAGGAATGATTTTAAATTTTCATTCTACCTTATTTAAAGACGGAGTAAAAAGAGCAGTAAACAAATTATAA
- the murC gene encoding UDP-N-acetylmuramate--L-alanine ligase, which yields MNNLETYQNFYFVGIGGIGMSALARYFHASGKKVSGYDKTNTKLTQTLMSEGIDIVFEDVIDEKITSLYKEDTLVIYTPAIKKLDILDYFNTRQFEVLKRAKVLGLITENTDCIAVAGTHGKTTTSTLVSHLCKEADLPFSCFLGGISENFKSNFLYNGSQYSVLEADEYDRSFLNLSPDWAVITSTDADHLDIYGDKNTIEEGFRQFAALVPEDRQLFVRKGIEIGRPHQTYAVNEVADYYSDNLRMEHDKIYFDFHTPNETVKDFVWEIPGIHNVENATVALAILNNLGVDFETLKKAIANFKGIKRRYTKHIYENGKIYIDDYAHHPTEINAVMSSIRTFYPEKKLLVVFQPHLFSRTRDFADGFAESLSKADELILLDIYPARELQENFEGITSNWLLEKVNLDKKEVSTLGEAFSKIKEKDFDILLTVGAGNIDTLYDPVCEWIEKI from the coding sequence ATGAACAATTTAGAAACATATCAAAATTTTTACTTCGTTGGAATCGGGGGAATCGGGATGAGTGCTTTGGCTCGTTATTTCCATGCTTCGGGCAAGAAAGTTTCAGGCTACGATAAAACCAACACGAAACTTACTCAGACTTTAATGAGCGAGGGAATTGATATTGTTTTTGAAGATGTCATTGATGAAAAAATTACGTCGCTTTACAAAGAAGATACGTTAGTTATCTACACTCCGGCGATTAAGAAACTGGACATTTTAGATTATTTCAATACCCGTCAGTTTGAAGTATTAAAACGTGCAAAAGTTTTAGGGTTGATCACGGAAAACACAGATTGCATTGCTGTTGCCGGAACTCACGGAAAGACAACCACTTCTACCTTGGTTTCACACCTGTGCAAAGAAGCAGATTTGCCTTTTTCATGTTTTCTGGGAGGAATTTCTGAGAATTTTAAGTCAAATTTCCTCTATAATGGCTCGCAATATTCCGTTTTGGAAGCAGATGAATACGACAGAAGCTTCTTAAACCTTTCTCCGGATTGGGCAGTTATTACTTCCACCGATGCGGATCATTTGGATATCTACGGAGATAAAAATACCATTGAAGAGGGGTTCAGACAATTTGCGGCTCTGGTTCCCGAAGACAGACAGCTTTTTGTAAGAAAAGGAATTGAAATCGGAAGACCTCATCAAACCTATGCTGTAAACGAAGTGGCTGATTATTACTCAGATAACCTGAGAATGGAGCATGATAAAATTTATTTTGATTTCCATACGCCAAACGAAACGGTAAAAGATTTTGTCTGGGAAATTCCGGGAATTCACAACGTGGAAAATGCTACGGTTGCATTGGCTATTTTAAACAATTTAGGAGTAGATTTCGAAACTTTAAAGAAAGCAATTGCCAATTTTAAAGGAATTAAAAGAAGATATACAAAACATATTTACGAAAACGGTAAAATTTACATCGATGATTATGCGCATCATCCGACAGAAATTAATGCCGTGATGAGTTCCATTCGTACGTTTTACCCTGAAAAGAAGTTATTGGTAGTTTTCCAGCCCCATCTTTTCAGCAGAACAAGAGATTTTGCAGACGGATTCGCAGAAAGTTTAAGTAAAGCTGATGAGCTGATTTTGCTTGATATTTACCCTGCAAGAGAACTTCAGGAAAATTTTGAAGGAATTACTTCTAATTGGCTGCTGGAAAAAGTTAATTTAGATAAAAAAGAAGTTTCAACATTAGGCGAAGCTTTCAGTAAAATAAAAGAAAAAGATTTTGACATCCTTCTTACAGTAGGGGCAGGAAATATAGACACACTGTATGATCCTGTTTGTGAATGGATAGAGAAAATTTAA
- a CDS encoding GIY-YIG nuclease family protein, with protein MKIYYVYIVKCSDNSYYTGFTNDLEKRINEHNDGLNPESYTYTRKPVELVFYYEFNDVNQAIGFEKQIKGWSRKKKEAIINDNWELLPELSKNKMKD; from the coding sequence ATGAAAATATATTATGTATACATTGTAAAATGTTCGGATAATTCTTATTATACAGGTTTTACCAATGATTTGGAAAAAAGAATTAATGAACATAATGACGGATTAAATCCTGAAAGCTATACATATACAAGAAAACCTGTAGAACTTGTTTTCTATTATGAATTTAATGATGTTAATCAGGCGATAGGATTTGAAAAACAAATTAAAGGTTGGAGTAGAAAGAAAAAGGAAGCAATAATAAATGATAATTGGGAATTGTTGCCTGAATTATCAAAAAATAAGATGAAAGATTAG
- the murG gene encoding undecaprenyldiphospho-muramoylpentapeptide beta-N-acetylglucosaminyltransferase produces MNKPSADSQKSKSIRVLLSGGGTGGHIFPAIAIADEIRKRFPDAEFLFIGANGKMEMEKVPQAGYKIEGIDIAGINRGNLLSNLGLPFKILKSLSKSKKIIKSFAPDFAVGTGGFASGPALYEASKLGIPIFIQEQNAHAGVTNKILSKKAKAVFTAYPKVEGFPAEKIKFLGNPIRENIISGMQETTQAKEKMGLDKNKLTILSVGGSLGSRTLNNGWKDNLENLKEKGYQLIWQTGKLDYSELSSDLQLPSSILLKEFIKDMETAYSAADVIVSRAGAIAISELAVAQKPVLLVPFPFAAEDHQTKNAMNLVEKNAARMVKDSEMQEKFWDTLSEICENEKVRKEMSENLKYFAKPNAAKEIVDEIFKVIK; encoded by the coding sequence ATGAATAAACCATCAGCAGATAGCCAAAAATCAAAATCCATCCGTGTATTATTATCGGGAGGAGGAACAGGAGGACACATCTTTCCTGCTATTGCTATTGCGGACGAAATCAGAAAAAGATTTCCCGATGCTGAATTTTTGTTCATTGGAGCCAACGGAAAAATGGAAATGGAAAAAGTTCCGCAGGCGGGTTATAAAATCGAAGGAATTGATATTGCCGGAATCAACAGAGGAAATCTTTTGTCGAATCTAGGATTGCCTTTTAAAATTTTAAAAAGTTTATCCAAATCGAAGAAGATCATTAAAAGTTTTGCTCCGGATTTTGCCGTGGGAACAGGAGGTTTCGCAAGCGGACCGGCTTTGTACGAGGCAAGTAAACTGGGAATTCCTATTTTTATTCAGGAACAGAATGCTCATGCAGGAGTTACGAATAAAATTTTAAGTAAAAAAGCAAAAGCCGTGTTCACCGCCTATCCGAAAGTGGAAGGCTTTCCGGCAGAAAAAATAAAGTTTCTGGGGAATCCGATTCGGGAGAATATCATTTCCGGAATGCAGGAAACCACTCAGGCAAAAGAAAAAATGGGCTTGGATAAAAATAAACTGACGATTTTATCTGTCGGAGGATCTTTAGGCTCAAGAACATTAAATAACGGATGGAAAGACAATCTGGAAAACCTTAAAGAAAAAGGATACCAGTTGATCTGGCAAACCGGAAAGTTAGACTACAGCGAGTTATCTTCCGACCTCCAGCTTCCATCTTCCATCCTGCTGAAAGAATTCATCAAAGACATGGAAACCGCCTATTCTGCAGCAGATGTCATTGTTTCCAGAGCGGGTGCAATTGCCATTTCAGAGCTGGCGGTTGCACAGAAGCCGGTTTTATTGGTTCCCTTCCCTTTTGCAGCGGAAGACCATCAAACCAAAAATGCGATGAATCTGGTTGAAAAAAATGCAGCCCGAATGGTAAAAGACTCTGAAATGCAGGAAAAATTCTGGGATACCCTTTCAGAAATATGCGAAAATGAAAAAGTAAGAAAAGAAATGTCTGAAAATCTGAAGTATTTTGCCAAACCAAATGCGGCAAAAGAGATTGTAGATGAGATTTTTAAAGTGATAAAGTAA